Proteins encoded within one genomic window of Pigmentiphaga sp. H8:
- a CDS encoding DUF3830 family protein, with translation MTRIRIRAAEYEFIAETNPDAPETVAAFMKLLPYTQKIIHVRWSGEGCWIPLGEFKLGVGFENHTSHPSVGDILFYPGGYSETEIILAYGSCMFASKMGQLAGNHFLTVVEGKENLRALGVKTLWEGAQDIVFELA, from the coding sequence ATGACAAGAATCCGCATACGCGCCGCCGAATACGAGTTCATTGCCGAGACCAACCCGGATGCCCCGGAGACGGTGGCTGCTTTCATGAAGCTGCTGCCCTATACGCAGAAGATCATCCACGTGCGCTGGAGCGGCGAGGGCTGCTGGATTCCGCTGGGCGAGTTCAAGCTGGGCGTGGGGTTCGAGAACCACACCAGCCATCCATCGGTGGGGGACATCCTGTTCTATCCGGGCGGCTACAGCGAGACCGAAATCATCCTGGCCTATGGCAGCTGCATGTTCGCCAGCAAGATGGGCCAGCTTGCTGGCAACCATTTCCTGACCGTGGTCGAGGGCAAGGAGAACCTGCGCGCGCTGGGCGTGAAGACGCTGTGGGAAGGCGCGCAGGATATCGTTTTCGAACTGGCGTGA
- the ilvA gene encoding threonine ammonia-lyase, biosynthetic, which translates to MATDYLKRILTAKVYDVAIETSLEAAPQISARIANTVLLKREDTQPVFSFKLRGAYNKMANLPPKALERGVIAASAGNHAQGVALAAQRMGCRAVIVMPVTTPQLKIDAVKARNAEVVLHGESFTDAYNHAKQLEAKEKLTFVHPFDDPDVIAGQGTIGMEILRQHPGPIDAIFVAIGGGGLISGVAAYVKQLRPEIRIIGVQTVDSDAMVQSVQKGRRVTLPDVGLFSDGTAVKLVGEETYRLTRKYVDDFVVVDTDAICAAIKDVFEETRNVLEPAGALALAGLKKYAAQHRMKGKTLVAIACGANMNFDRLRFVAERADVGEAREAVFAVTMPEERGSFRRFCELVGNRNVTEFNYRMADSEKAHVFVGLQTASAGESAKIAANFRRNGFTAIDLTHDELAKTHLRHMIGGSGPQANHELLYRFEFPERPGALMRFLNSMSPNWNISLFHYRNQGGDYGQIVVGLQVPPSDKRTFAAFLAELGYRHWDESENPAYKLFLR; encoded by the coding sequence ATGGCCACCGACTATCTCAAGCGCATTCTTACCGCCAAAGTCTACGACGTCGCTATCGAGACCTCCCTCGAAGCCGCTCCCCAGATTTCGGCGCGAATTGCGAACACGGTGCTGCTCAAAAGGGAAGACACCCAGCCCGTCTTCAGCTTCAAGCTGCGGGGTGCCTACAACAAGATGGCCAACCTGCCGCCCAAGGCGCTCGAACGCGGCGTCATCGCCGCCTCCGCGGGCAACCACGCCCAGGGCGTCGCGCTGGCCGCCCAGCGCATGGGCTGCCGGGCCGTCATCGTCATGCCGGTCACCACCCCCCAGCTCAAGATCGACGCGGTCAAGGCCCGCAACGCCGAAGTCGTCCTGCACGGGGAAAGCTTCACCGACGCCTACAACCACGCCAAGCAACTGGAAGCGAAGGAAAAACTCACCTTCGTCCACCCCTTCGACGACCCCGACGTCATCGCCGGCCAGGGCACCATAGGCATGGAGATCCTGCGCCAGCACCCCGGCCCCATCGACGCCATCTTCGTGGCCATCGGCGGCGGCGGCCTGATCTCCGGCGTGGCCGCCTACGTCAAGCAGCTGCGCCCCGAGATCCGCATCATCGGCGTGCAGACCGTCGACTCCGACGCCATGGTCCAGAGCGTGCAGAAAGGCCGCCGCGTCACCCTGCCCGACGTCGGCCTGTTCTCCGACGGCACCGCCGTCAAGCTCGTGGGCGAGGAAACCTACCGCCTCACCCGCAAATACGTGGACGACTTCGTCGTGGTCGACACCGACGCCATCTGCGCCGCGATCAAGGACGTGTTCGAGGAAACCCGCAACGTGCTGGAGCCCGCGGGCGCGCTGGCCCTGGCCGGCCTCAAGAAATACGCCGCCCAGCACCGCATGAAGGGCAAGACCCTGGTGGCCATCGCCTGCGGCGCCAACATGAACTTCGACCGGCTGCGCTTCGTGGCCGAGCGCGCCGACGTGGGCGAGGCGCGCGAAGCCGTGTTCGCGGTGACCATGCCCGAGGAACGCGGCAGCTTCCGCCGCTTCTGCGAACTGGTCGGCAACCGCAACGTGACCGAGTTCAACTACCGGATGGCCGACTCGGAAAAGGCCCACGTCTTCGTCGGCCTGCAGACCGCGTCGGCCGGCGAATCGGCCAAGATCGCCGCCAACTTCCGGCGCAACGGCTTCACCGCCATCGACCTCACGCACGACGAACTGGCCAAGACCCACCTGCGCCACATGATCGGAGGCAGCGGCCCCCAGGCCAATCACGAACTGCTGTACCGCTTCGAGTTCCCCGAGCGGCCCGGCGCGCTGATGCGCTTCCTGAACTCCATGTCGCCCAACTGGAACATCAGCCTGTTCCACTACCGCAACCAGGGCGGCGACTACGGACAGATCGTCGTGGGGCTGCAAGTGCCGCCGTCCGACAAGAGGACCTTCGCGGCCTTCCTGGCGGAACTGGGCTACCGGCACTGGGACGAATCGGAAAACCCGGCCTACAAGCTGTTCCTGCGCTAG
- a CDS encoding TIGR00730 family Rossman fold protein yields the protein MDTTALALGRVAVFCGSNFGFSDEYAQAARQLGAQIAARGLTLVYGGTHKGLMGIMADTVLEAGGQAVGVINRRLHDRGHLHPGLTSHEIVADMRARKARMADLADAFIAMPGGLGTYEELFEAATLTQLGDHTKACGVLNVRGFYEPMRAMLTHAVQEGFMKAEHRDMIVIEADPGALLDGLAAWKAPTVTKWIGDPDPAPAA from the coding sequence ATGGACACCACAGCGCTTGCCCTCGGCCGGGTCGCGGTCTTCTGCGGCTCGAATTTCGGTTTCTCGGACGAGTACGCCCAGGCTGCGCGGCAGCTGGGCGCGCAGATCGCGGCCCGCGGCCTGACGCTGGTGTACGGCGGCACTCACAAGGGCCTGATGGGCATCATGGCCGACACGGTGCTGGAGGCCGGCGGCCAGGCGGTGGGTGTCATCAATCGCCGGCTGCACGACCGCGGCCATCTGCATCCGGGGCTGACCTCGCACGAGATCGTGGCGGACATGCGGGCGCGCAAGGCGCGCATGGCGGATCTGGCGGACGCCTTCATCGCGATGCCCGGCGGCCTGGGGACTTACGAGGAGTTATTCGAGGCCGCCACGCTGACGCAGCTCGGGGACCACACCAAGGCGTGCGGGGTACTGAACGTGCGCGGTTTCTACGAACCCATGCGGGCCATGCTGACGCACGCGGTGCAGGAGGGCTTCATGAAGGCCGAGCACCGCGACATGATCGTGATCGAGGCCGACCCGGGCGCGCTGCTCGACGGGCTGGCGGCCTGGAAGGCGCCGACCGTGACGAAATGGATCGGCGATCCCGATCCCGCTCCCGCGGCCTGA